The nucleotide sequence ATCGACAATTATCAGCATAAAAAACACAAACACCTTATAATTCACAGAGTCTGTCTAACAAAAGGCATTTTTCTGTTGATAATTTTGTTTACACCCTGTTGATTAGGCTGGAGAGAATAACTAACTTTATCGTTTGTAAAATTGATAGACTATGAACCTAGGCATAAAAATTTATTTTTTAACCTTTTTCACATTAGGCTGCCAGTTGGCATTCAGCCAGAAAACCGAAACATACGACGGACTTTTCAAGTTAAACGACAACACTTATGAGGCCGATTTCGAGTTCTATACCGAAAATGGCGACACGCTGTACCACGGCCCTTTTTCTTTAACTAAACAAATAGAAGAAAGTTCAGAAAAACACGACTTCTATTTTTCAGCCATTGAAGGAAAGTTTCACCAACATAAGGCTGATGGACCATGGACTCTCAGGAAAGGATATTTTACCCCTTCCGGGAAAGGCGTATTTAAAGACTATAACTATTCTTTTAAAATCAACGGAAGCGAGTTTATTGCAAAAGGCGAACTTGACAAAGGTGCAAAAAACTCGCCATGGGAAATTTATGAGTGGGAAATAAAAGACTCTAAAATACAGGACACCTTATTTTCTGCACACTTCCCTTACAAAAACAATAGAATTGCTGGAGACTTTCATTTATCTCATCACAATGAGCACCTGGAAGGGTCTGTAGACAACCAGCAGTTTACATCTAACAACTGGTCTTTTTATATCTTTGATGACGAAGGAGAGAAAGTCATGCTGAAAGAGTGGGAGTTTGAAAACAACCGACTTGTAAGAAAAGTACTTTACGAAAATGGTGAACGTGAAGTATTGGACATTACCCAGCCTCCAAGCGATGATATGATCTTGGAAGAAGTTCCTTTAGACCTACACTATTTAAAAATTATTGACCTTAAAGCATCAGTAAAAGACGCTCCTTTATATGAAAAATATACAGAGAAAGAACATATCAGAGAGTTATTTTTTGATGTGATGGAACGGGCCAAGGTAATTGACTCCATATTTAAGCCTATAGCACGCGCGCAAATATCACCACGCATTAAAACTAAAATTGCAAAATTCCCTTACTCAGAATCAGAAGCGGCTTTATTAGACACGGTAAAAGAAAACACATCTGCCGCAGACAGCTTAATGGTTTCTGTTACAGAAAATCCACAAATAAACCTTGCAAGCCTGTCGAATGAAAAAGTATCTTTTTATTTAGCTGTATTAAATTCAATTGATGAACTTTTCCTAGAGCGGAACAAAGAGGTGACCCAACATTATAACGATGGCACATTAGAATACCTTAACAGAGACCTCTTTATCAAAAACAAAACAAGCAGACAAGAGCAAGTGCAGGTAACTTATATCTTCAATGAAGATACCTTACAGGGGAATTACCAATTTAACAATATCAACACTAACAATGACTCTGCACCGCTAGAGCAACTAAAAACACTTTCAGAGGACATTATCAAAGAGATAAACAGTCTTTCCGATAGCATAAACCCTTACATACAGGAAATAAAACAAGAAAAAAAGCTTTCAGAAATAGAAGCTGCGCTATTTAGCAAATATGAACAGGTAAAACACTTAACCGACTCATTAATTACTGAGGAACATGATCAGCTAGCAGGGTTTAATGTTAGCCATGAACTAAACAATTTTGCCCAAAGGGTTCTCAAGGACTATTCTTCTTTAGATAAAACTCAAGAAAAAATTCAACAGGTAGAACCTACATTGGACTGCCTGAACAAGCTTGAGAACTTGGTAAAAACCCTAGAGGCTGTTCCTGAAAACAAGTACATGGTAAGAGACGCCTATACCAGACAGGTCTTTAACCCATATATAATGAGAGACATGGAGGAAAAGGTGAAGCAACCCATCTACAATTCATTTACCAAGGTAATTCTCCCTGGCATCTTTGCTAATTTGAAAGATATGGAATGCGATAATGTCAAACCATATAGTAACAACTTCAACATAATATTTGAAGGCATGATCGATATTTTGAAAAGAAATACGAGAAGAGAAGAAAGAAAAATAAAAAGAACGAAAGACGCATCAAGAGCTGCAGAAATCCTGGGCCTAAATCTTGAATTTTAAATGACTATGTTGAATAGATTTTTTTTATTGCTTATACTGGTTGGCGCATTAAGTAGGGTCTGCTGAAAAACTCAAATTTAACATATGTAAAAAACCGGCCCTGAGCGCTCGCCAGGCCGGTTTTTTATTGTCATCCTTTCAAATACGTCTTTCAGACCCCGAATTATGTTAAAAATTGACTTATGCCATGCTGAAAAACTCAGAAAATAGAGTGCCTGCCTGGTCAATTTGACCAGGTTGAGCACCAGGATTATTGAGGCGATCCACGTTTGGCTGGTATTCTTAAGTCTGGCACGGATACGGTTCATCCCATAGCTGTTTTTTGCTTGTCCAAACTTTCCTTCAACCGGATTCCTCTCTCCTGGACTTACGTGGTTTTCCACTGCCTTTGCGGATGGCCTGCCCAAAGGTTTGGCTGCCAGTTTTATTCCTTTTCCCTTCAACCACTTCCGGTTTTCACGGGTGCAGTAAATTTTGTCTGCCAGTACTTTGGCAGGATAAAAACCAAACCGTTTCCGATATTTTTCAACGTAATCAACAAGATGACTGCCCTCGTTAAAAGCCTCCCAGGACACAGTGTCCAGAAAGGAAAAACCATCCACCATGCTAAGGTGGATCTTGGCTCCAAATTCAGTTTTGGCTCGTGACTTTCCCCGTACAATAGGTCGCACATGAGGCTGATGGATACTAACAATCCGATCTGCTACATGGTGGCCCCGGTTCTTAAACATGCCAAGCTGTTGTTCATAAAGTGTCTGAATGACCCAGTATGACCGCTGTGTACGATGACACAAAGGAAAAACCTCAAAGCTGTCCAGCTGCTTTTCAATGGTCTTGAAGTTTCTTCTAAGGTATTGGAGCTGGGCTTTTATCCCTTTGCGAATTACTTTTCTTGATGGATTCTTGTTCTGGGCCACCTTCAGATAGGTTTTACGAGCTATTTTTCTGTAAGTCCTTGGTTTCTTCCCCTGGGTATTTTTACAATGAAGCTCATCTATGATCTGTTGGGTGATTTCCCTTGCTTTGTTCAGCAGCCCCAAATCGGTTGGGTAAATGATATCTTGAGGACAGGCAGTTGCGTCAAAGATTGCCTCTCCTTTGTTAGACTCTTGCCCACTGGCAAAGGAAGGAGGGTCATTTTTTCCTTTCGTAGTTTTGTCAACTTTTTTTGGGGCTTTTTCCATGTAAAACTCATGGATCCTTTCATTCATCGCATTGATAAGTTCCTGCCCCAACCGTTTTCTGATATCTACAAACAAAGATGGATCAAATGGAGGCTCCTTGATATAAGAACTGTACCCCAGAAAGTATTGCAGATACATGTTTTCGGTAATCTGGGCAACTGTCTCACGATCATCCAGGTTGAGGATATGCTTGATGATCACCACTCCAATCAGCACACGAGGGTTAAGCGCCGGTCTCCCTGTCTTTTTTGGAGGATTGCGTTTGTTGTAGAGATTGACAAGTTCATCCCATGGAATTTTGTTGCTGAGCAAAACCCACCGGTTGTTGGGGTCAAGCTGATTATGAAACGGTGTCTCGAAACCAATAATTGACAACTGGCTGGGACTTGAATATTCGCAGCGTGGTGCACGCCTTTTAGGGGTCTTCTGCATATTTCTTTGCACTTGGACTCCCTCAAATTCATAAAAATAGTTCTAAAATCCTCTTAATGCCGCTATTTTTTATTTCTAAGCAGACCCTAAGTATCCCATCCCAACTGCAGGCACAGGAAGAAAGATCAAGAACCATGGATACTTGGCAAAACAATTTGTGGATGGGATCATATAACACATTCCGTCTTACAGAAAAGATGTTTTGGCGTGCTGAAATGCACTACAGAAGGGGTAACCATGATGACATGCCTTTTGTAGGCAGAATGTCTCAGATATATAACAGACATGCGATAGATTACTTGGTTACGCCAAACTTTTACATGTCCTTAGGAGGTGTACTTAGATTGGACTTTACACCAGATCCTGGCAACGATGAGTTTGAAGAAGTAATACACGAACCAAGGATTTGGCATGAGTATATGTGGATTATACCTTACTCGCGCTTTCAAATTTACCACCGGATCAGGATAGAACACAGGTGGAGCAGGTCTAACCGAATTGATGATGGTTGGATATTCCGAAACCGTTGGCGTTATAAGTTTTTTATGAAAATACCGCTTAACAACAAGCAACTCGTTCCTGGCACCATTTACTTTAACCCAGATGTAGAAGTCATTTTACAAACGGGTAGAAATGTTGTAGGAAGCCACATTGAGGACTTAAGGATCTATCCTTCGTTGGCATATATCAGTAGCCCAAGAGTAACATACTCCGCAGGCATTATGTATACCACTGGCCAAAGGATGGGCGACCCGACGTTGTATAGACAAAGATGGGTCATGCGTATCAACGCCTATGTATCGCTTGACTTTAGAAAAAATCACAAAAGGGTTCCTTCTATAAAGTTGCTCGACTAAAACTAAAAAAAATTAACAACAGCACTTTTTATCAAAATAGTAAAATGGATAGTTCTAAAAAGAAAATTATAAATATATCTATTCCTGTGATGGTTTTGTTGTGCGGCATATCTTCAGCACTCGCTTTTAAATATTTCTCAGCATTTCAAGAGGCTGAAAGGAGCAAAAATCACAGTGAACAAACCATTTCACAATTGAAGTTCACCCTAGATTCGCTGTTAAAAAAATCTAAGGCGGATGATTTTTTCATTCATGGCCAATATGATTCGGCTATTACCATTTATAAAAAAATGCCACATAGTGAACAAGAAAACTATCTAATAGAGAATAGGGAAAGCCTTTTGAGGAAAATGAACGAATTTCAAAATTCACTAAAAAATAAAGCCAAAAACGCTGAGCGAAAAGCAAAGGTGAACCAAAACATGTATGGCATGCAGCTTACTTCTCTTGAGCTACAATACAAAAACCGAAATGACTCCTTGCTAGCTATATTAACCGATACAATAAAACATCTAAATGAAAAGATTTCCGAAAAAGAAAAAGAACTGAGCAATACGCCTGAAATTGACAGAATTACTTTTTATAATAACAAAGGGGTTAAGATCAGCTACTTTGGCGAGGTACTCAATGGCAAATCAAACGGCCAGGGCATCGGTATTTATACTACTGGCAGCATTTATGACGGAGAGTGGAGAAACAACAAGAAACATGGGAAAGGCACATACAAGTGGAAAGAAGGGGATGTTTATGAAGGAAGTTTTGTGAATGACAAAAGGGATGGACAAGGTACCTACCACTGGGCCAATGGGAACCGATATGAAGGGGGATGGAAAAATGATCAAAGAAGTGGTTTCGGGATACTATATGACAGAGACAACAAAGTTATACTAAAAGGTAATTGGAAAGATAACGAATTAGAAGAGGCTGTAAATTAACTACGGCTAGTTTGTAACCTGATTCTGAATAGCAAAAGAGGTTCATCCGTGATGGAGCATTTTCAACCATGGATAGCTTCTCCCCTATTGCTGCTGCTCCCTTTATGCCAAGTCAGTCCATACTGCAATTCTGTTTCTGACCAGCACACTTTTACGCACCCAAGCAAACTTAACAGGCTCGGCAAGCGGTATAAATAAAGAATGGTAAAAATATTCACCAGCTGAATATTTCCTCATCAACCACACCTACTAGTCTCTGCTATTCTTATTCCCACAACTTCCTAAAGCAAACCCATATAATTTGACCTGTCCAAAGAGTTTAGCCAGAAATGAAGAAAGCTTTACTAACGGCTTTCTTATAGATATGGCTAATAAAATTCACAAGGGTAAGAGGATAAAAGGACTTGATATTAACTTTAACTAAGGCACATACAAGCAGGGTTAGCCAAAATACTTACTCTTAAGCTGGACTTAATCATCAAGGCTTAAAAAAAGTAATATTTACTTTAAAACATAGCCCACATAAAACTGAACTACCCTGTTAGACAACAATTGATTGTTATTATTGATAGTAAACTCTCCTCGACGATTCTGGAGAGGCACAAAGCCATGACTATACCTTGCCCCAATGAACCAATCAGGGTTAACAAAATATTCGGCGCCAATCAACAATGAGTAATCAAACCTTGCTATTTCGCTCCCGATAGATCTTGTATCTCCATTTTCAGCCCCAGAAGACCGATGGGTACCTCTCACAAGCATACTTGGTTGCATACCAACGTTCATGGATAGCCCTTTATATAGCTCTATCCCAAACATTAAAGCCAAGTCGAGATAGTTTAAATTAAAGTTGTTCACCTCGCTTCTACCCAAAGTCCAAGCACCTTTCTGAGTGGCAAGAAGTTCTGCCTTAAAAAATATTGATTCGCCCCCCCCTAGTTTAGCAAAACCGCCTACTTGTAGACCGGGTTTAATACTAGATTTCCCCATATTTGACAAAGTAGTTACGGTTGCTCCACCTTTAACACCAAAACTATGGGCATCTTGAGCGTAAGAATTAGGTATAACAAATAGCATCAATAAAAAAATGCTAATTGCCAAAATCGCTTTTTTCATACGGTAAAATAACAATTTTCGAGGAACTTTGTATAGTATATGCAGAAAAACATTTTCGGCAACATGAAGCTGACAAAATTTGCATCTACCCATCCTCTCTAACAACAACGGATAAAATGATATTCCTGATATATAACTTTATCAGGAATATCATTAACTTATCAAAAACTTAAGATTTCTTTGGCAAAATATTTTTCAAAATATGATGCCCCATTTTATCCCTTTTAGTGGTAAGGTACTTTTCGTTATACTCATTAGGAGGTATTTCCAAGGCAACAGTATCCACAATTTCCAGCCCATAGCCTACCAGTCCTGCACGTTTGACAGGGTTATTGGTTATGAGCTTGATTTTAGTTACTCCTAAGTCCCGGATAATTTGCGCACCGACACCATAGTCCCTTTCATCCATTTTAAACCCTAGGTCCACGTTAGCTTCTACCGTATCCCTTCCTTGTTCCTGCAGCTTATACGCTTTTAACTTATTGATCAGGCCAATGCCCCTACCCTCTTGGTTCATATAAAGAACCAAGCCTTTACCAGCTTTTTCTACCATTTCCATGGCTTTGTGCAACTGAGGGCCACAGTCACAACGGCAAGAGCCGAAGATATCACCAGTAATACAAGAAGAGTGTACCCGCACAAGCACAGGTTCGTTCTTGTCCCAACTGCCTTTAACCAAGGCTAAATGTATGTCGTCCGTATTAATCTGCCTGTAAGCCACTAGGTCAAAGTTACCCCAATCGGTAGGCATCTTCACCCCAATCTCGCTTTTTATAAGGCTTTCGTTGCGCAACCTGTATTCGATCAGGTCTTTAATAGAAACAATTTTCAGGTCAAACTTCTTAGCTACTTTCTTTAAGTCTGGCAGTCTGGCCATTGTACCATCTTCATTCATAATCTCGACCAGCACACCGGCAGGCTTAAATCCTGCAAGCCTTGCAAAGTCAATAGAGGCTTCGGTATGTCCAGCTCTCCTAAGTACTCCACCTTTAAGCGCTCTCAAAGGGAAAATATGACCTGGGCGGCCTAACTCCTCAGGTTTGGTCTCTGGGTCTACCAAAGCCCTAATGGTAGCTGCCCTATCTGAAGCGGAAATTCCTGTAGTACATCCATGTCCAAGCAAGTCTACCGATACGGTAAATGGAGTAGCATGCAAGGCCGTGTTACGCCCCACCATCAACTCCAGGCCAAGTTCCTCGCACCTGTCGTCAATTAAAGGCGCACAAATAAGTCCCCTTCCATGGGTAGCCATAAAGTTTACAATCTCAGGAGTCACCGTTTCGGCAGCACATATAAAATCCCCTTCGTTTTCACGGTCTTCGTCATCTACAACTATAATGACCTTACCTTTCTTTATATCTTCTATGGCTTCTTCTATAGTATCAAGCATTTGATAGATCTTTATATTCTAATATTCTAATATTACTGTTTCAGTAGATTGTAAAATGCATTTTCAAGTTTTCTGTTACAATCGTCCCAATTATATTGCTTTTGTATAAAAGCTTTACCTTGAAGGCCTATTTTTTCCCTTTCCTCTTCGTTGTGCAGAAGTTCTATAATGCTATCTGCAAAGCCTTGAGCATCTTTAGCAATAACGACTTGTTGTCCGGGATTGGCTTGCAGTGCACTGTTTGCCAAAGGAGTGGTAACGACAGGCAAGCCAACAGCCATTGACTCCAGCAGTTTGTTTTGAAGCCCAGAACCTGTAAACAAAGGTGCTACAAATATCATACTTCGGCAAAGATAACCTACCATATCCTCTACATACCCCGTAACTATCACCTGCTCACTTTGTAAAGCTTTGACTTCTGGGGATGGGTTGGTACCTGCCAGACAAACCTTCACATATACCTCGCCCTTTGCCAATAAAGGCAGCACTTCTTTAACCAAAAATTTACAAGCAAGCACATTAGGATGATAGCTCATATTGCCCGTAAATATCAAATGGAAATCTTTTGATTCCTTCCTGTCAGTAAAGAAGGCTTCATTGACCCCGTTTGGTATCACGTCTAATGCTTTTTTGACAGCTATCACTTGAGCATCAGGCTCCGAAATAATGCTAAACCGATCAAAATCATCTAATACTGACGCCTCACACTTTTTCAGCCTTCGGTATTCTATCCATACAGGTAGCTTTTCGTACCAGGAGGAAGCCAGATACCTTTTCCTCATGCCCTCAGACAAAGCATCCATATAATCAAGATAATACTTTACTGGCAGATTTTCAGGAATATTTTTCAGCAACCTGACCAATTGCACGTAACAAATATCGATCTTTTCCTCATTTACAAGTGTTGAGATTGTTCTTTTCATTTCAGGAGAAGCGAAATAGTGTACCTGAAAAGGCATTAGGCTAAAAAAACCGCAAACCAGATCCCATACTCTTCTAAACAACCCTTTACGGACTACAACAACCTTTTTGCAAAAAGAATTTATATGCGCCAAGTCTTCACGAGAGGGTTCCTCGCCAGCAAGACAGACTAAATAGAGATCATGTCTCTGCCCGAGCCACTTCAACTGATAATAGGCCCTCAGTTTATCCCCTTTATCAGTTGGATATGGAAATCTGGATAAGGCAAAAAGAATCTTCATTTAAACTTAAAATAAAATTTTTCGAACTGCCTTACAAGTATTTCCCAATCATATTTTGAACGTGCCAGAGAAACTGCGTTATCAGCGACCCTATTGTATCTACTTGGCTCTTCCATCAAGCACAAAATGTTTTTTTGAAAGTCCTTTGCATTATCGGCCAAAAGGATTTGCTTGTCATGCGCAGCATCGATACCCTCAGCACCTACAGGGGTAGAAACAATGCATTTCCCTAAGGCCATGGCTTCTACAATTTTGAGGCGCATACCTCCCCCAGAAAACAAAGGTACAATGACTATTTGATATGTACTGACAAAATCTGCGGCATCAGGTACCATTCCATGAAAGAAAATACCATTTCCTTTTAAGTTTTTGTACCGCTCAGGCGGGTTCTTGCCAGCTATATGCAATTGTGCATGCGGTTTAAACCTGCGTATAACCGGCCAAACATGCTCAATAAACCAATCAAGCCCTTGTGCATTAGGCATCCATTCTAAACTGCCCAAAAAACAAACGGAGTCAGGAATAGGCTTTTTTTGTCCCACAACATCCACAAAATCCATATCCACACCGGCACTTATTACCGTTAATTCCTTTTTGTATCCTGCCTGCCGGTAAAACTCGGCATCTTGATCAGTAATGGCTATAATTCCATCAGCTTTGTGCAAATATTGCAATTCAAAGTGCTTGATCTGCTTGCTGAGGTGCTTTAAATAAAACTTTTTCAGAAGATTGTTTCCTTCCGAATCGGCATACCTTCCCCAAATCTGATATTCAATATTATGAGAGCGGAGGATAACAGGCGCGGCAGTATGTTGCTTTAAAAGATCTGCATACAAGAGCATATAACTACCTTCCAATTGAATAATGTCAAATTTCTTTTCAGCAAGCAATTTGACCAGAAGGCCTGAAAATTCTTTGGACATAAAACGCCACACATTATAGGGCATCTTTTTAAATAGTCCCAGAAACATTCCCAAAAAAGTAATAGGAGCTGGCCAATACATGGCGCGGATATCGCAAACACTGCTCATCACCTCAGGATCCTGAAAATGCTTCTTTGTGTTCATCGAAGCCATGGTCACCTCATGACCAAAGCGGTTTAAATATTTGGTAACGCTATAGGTAGCAATGTTCCCTCCATCATCGAGCGGATATGGAATTCTATTCGTTATTTGTAGTATTTTCACCTACCCCTCCCTTCATTTAGCACTTTTTCTATAGAATCCCAAAAGCGTGCAGCCGTTTTGTCCCATGTAAAAAGAGTGCGTCTCTCCCTACCTTTTTCAACCAAAGCTTTGCTAAAAACAGGGTCTTGAGCAATTTTTCTCATGCCCTCTGCTATTGATTCGATAGAGAATGGATCTACCTGCAGTACTGCATCGCCGCCAATTTCAGGCATGGCCGTCACATTGGCAGTAATGACTGGCACATCGCAATACATGCCTTCTATAATAGGAATACCAAAACCTTCAAAATAAGAAACATAAGTCAAAGCCAGTGCAGAACCGATCACTTTGCTCAAATCTTCGGATGGCAAATAATCAGCAAAGATCACATCTTCTCTATGGATCATATTTTCAAAAGCTTCCCTAATACTGCCTGTCCACCACATTTTCCTGCCCACTATAAGAAGTTTATAGGAATTATCCGTGGTACTTTTAAACAAGTCAAAGGCCTGGAACAAGTTCACAAGGTTTTTTCGAGGATGCAAAGAGCCAATAAACAAAAAATAAGAATTCCCATCGGTATACTTTGCGCGCGTCAACTCCTGCTCTTGGACTGAAACCGGTACATAACGGGTATTAGCACCATTATAAATGACATCAACTTTGTCCGCTGGGACATTGTACAAGTCAACTAGGTTAGACTTGCTAAATTCAGACACCGTAGCGATCCGCTGTGCATGAGCGGCAAATTTCGGAAAAAAATAACGGTAATACGCACGGTCCAGCAATGGCAAGTCCTTGGGATAATACTCAAAATTAAGATCATGGATAACAGCTACAGAGGGAATAGCAGACGATAACGACAAATATCCATCAGGTGAGACAAATACATCGGCACCGATTGCCTTCAACACCCGTTTTACAGAAAATTCAAACCAGATGTAGTACAAGAAAGGATGTCTTGCCTGGGGATAAGCTACAATTGGTGTAACATTTTTTGAAAAAATAAAGTCCTTATCATATTTCCTGTCGAAAATAAAGTAAAACTGATGCTCGGGGTGAGCAGCAGTTATCCTCCTCAAGGTTTCCAGTGCAAACCACCCTATACCGTCCAATTTACCCTTAAGCAACAATCGTGTATTAACCGCTATCTTCAAATTTTAAATTTAATTGTTTTAAAATGCCAAAAGCTTCACTAATTTTAGCTTTAAGACATGAAAAATTACTTTAAATACATTTTACAGAAAATTCTCGGTTTTGAGAATTACCTTTTCATTTTCTCACTGATCAAAATCAAGACTTTGGAGTTTGACAGAAAGGAGAATGATTTTTTGTACTTCCTGAACATGATACCCAATCATGGCATTGTCCTGGATATAGGTGCAAATATAGGTATAATGACTGTAAAACTTGCCAAAAGATTGCCCCATACCAAAATCTTGGCCTTCGAACCAGTACATCATAACCTCCATGCATTGAGAAAAATCACAGCTTATTATAAGCTAAACAACGTCAAAATTTTTGACTATGCACTTGGCAATGAAGAAGGAAAAGTAAAAATGGTCATGCCTGTTTTAAGTTCAGTGAAAATGCAAGGGCTAAGCCATGTAATGCACAAGTCTATAACAGAGTTCAATGAAGGGGAAACTTTTGATGTCCCTATCTATAAGCTTGATACTTTTCCTGAATTGGCAAATAATCCAGAACCTATTTCCGCCATAAAGCTGGACGTGGAGAACTTCGAGTATTTTGTACTTAAAGGAGGGGAAAAAAGAATAAAAAAAGACCGTCCGATCATCTACACAGAACTGTGGAAAAATAAGAACAGGACTGACTGCATCAACTTTGCCAAAAGCCTAAACTATTCTGTAAAGGTTTTTCAAAATAAAACATTGGTGGACTTTGATGAAGAAAAACACCAAACCCAAAACTTTTTCTTTATTCCATAAAAGCTAGATAACTTATAAAAAGCTACCTCACCCTATTACAGTCCCAAGCTCTTTAACAATTTCTTTCAAAAGTGATTTTAAATGCATATGCACCTGTTGAGCATGAAGCAAATCCTCGTCGCTCACAGACTCCAACATGGTTTTTTGATTCTCCTTGATCAGTTTTTCAATCTCCTTTTTCTTAAGTCGAAGAATGATTTTATGAGTAATATTGGAAAGCAGCTCCAGGTCTGAAGGGATAAACACTTCAAACTTAGTCCAGCCTTCACTGATAGAATATTTATTGGTAACTAGGTCAATTACTGTTTTTCGAACATCCTCATCTGCATGCCGCAACAAATATTGCTCATCAGTCAGGATTCCTTTTTCTGCATTGCTGCGGATAATTTCGATTAGCTTAGCAAAGGCAGGGGTCGAAAAAGATATATCTTGGGTTTCGCTAACAATGTACTCCAAAAGTGGGTACTGCTCATCTACTACCTCTTTTCCATAACTCACCAGCAAACGCATAATTTCTCTTTCCTGCTGGTATGAGAGCGTTGCCTGGTCCTGAGCAGGCTCTTGTAGGGCTTTCTGGATCTCATCGCCCATTATTACAGGCACTTCCTCCTCCTCAAAGTCCTTCTTCTTCTTAAGCCTTTTCTGGAGTGCTATTTTATTGTATTCAGTAATCAGTACCCCTTCATCAATGTCTAATAACACCGCACAC is from Cytophagaceae bacterium ABcell3 and encodes:
- a CDS encoding IS5 family transposase; the protein is MQKTPKRRAPRCEYSSPSQLSIIGFETPFHNQLDPNNRWVLLSNKIPWDELVNLYNKRNPPKKTGRPALNPRVLIGVVIIKHILNLDDRETVAQITENMYLQYFLGYSSYIKEPPFDPSLFVDIRKRLGQELINAMNERIHEFYMEKAPKKVDKTTKGKNDPPSFASGQESNKGEAIFDATACPQDIIYPTDLGLLNKAREITQQIIDELHCKNTQGKKPRTYRKIARKTYLKVAQNKNPSRKVIRKGIKAQLQYLRRNFKTIEKQLDSFEVFPLCHRTQRSYWVIQTLYEQQLGMFKNRGHHVADRIVSIHQPHVRPIVRGKSRAKTEFGAKIHLSMVDGFSFLDTVSWEAFNEGSHLVDYVEKYRKRFGFYPAKVLADKIYCTRENRKWLKGKGIKLAAKPLGRPSAKAVENHVSPGERNPVEGKFGQAKNSYGMNRIRARLKNTSQTWIASIILVLNLVKLTRQALYFLSFSAWHKSIFNIIRGLKDVFERMTIKNRPGERSGPVFYIC
- a CDS encoding DUF2490 domain-containing protein, with protein sequence MGSYNTFRLTEKMFWRAEMHYRRGNHDDMPFVGRMSQIYNRHAIDYLVTPNFYMSLGGVLRLDFTPDPGNDEFEEVIHEPRIWHEYMWIIPYSRFQIYHRIRIEHRWSRSNRIDDGWIFRNRWRYKFFMKIPLNNKQLVPGTIYFNPDVEVILQTGRNVVGSHIEDLRIYPSLAYISSPRVTYSAGIMYTTGQRMGDPTLYRQRWVMRINAYVSLDFRKNHKRVPSIKLLD
- a CDS encoding porin family protein, producing the protein MKKAILAISIFLLMLFVIPNSYAQDAHSFGVKGGATVTTLSNMGKSSIKPGLQVGGFAKLGGGESIFFKAELLATQKGAWTLGRSEVNNFNLNYLDLALMFGIELYKGLSMNVGMQPSMLVRGTHRSSGAENGDTRSIGSEIARFDYSLLIGAEYFVNPDWFIGARYSHGFVPLQNRRGEFTINNNNQLLSNRVVQFYVGYVLK
- a CDS encoding bifunctional 3,4-dihydroxy-2-butanone-4-phosphate synthase/GTP cyclohydrolase II, yielding MLDTIEEAIEDIKKGKVIIVVDDEDRENEGDFICAAETVTPEIVNFMATHGRGLICAPLIDDRCEELGLELMVGRNTALHATPFTVSVDLLGHGCTTGISASDRAATIRALVDPETKPEELGRPGHIFPLRALKGGVLRRAGHTEASIDFARLAGFKPAGVLVEIMNEDGTMARLPDLKKVAKKFDLKIVSIKDLIEYRLRNESLIKSEIGVKMPTDWGNFDLVAYRQINTDDIHLALVKGSWDKNEPVLVRVHSSCITGDIFGSCRCDCGPQLHKAMEMVEKAGKGLVLYMNQEGRGIGLINKLKAYKLQEQGRDTVEANVDLGFKMDERDYGVGAQIIRDLGVTKIKLITNNPVKRAGLVGYGLEIVDTVALEIPPNEYNEKYLTTKRDKMGHHILKNILPKKS
- a CDS encoding glycosyltransferase, yielding MKILFALSRFPYPTDKGDKLRAYYQLKWLGQRHDLYLVCLAGEEPSREDLAHINSFCKKVVVVRKGLFRRVWDLVCGFFSLMPFQVHYFASPEMKRTISTLVNEEKIDICYVQLVRLLKNIPENLPVKYYLDYMDALSEGMRKRYLASSWYEKLPVWIEYRRLKKCEASVLDDFDRFSIISEPDAQVIAVKKALDVIPNGVNEAFFTDRKESKDFHLIFTGNMSYHPNVLACKFLVKEVLPLLAKGEVYVKVCLAGTNPSPEVKALQSEQVIVTGYVEDMVGYLCRSMIFVAPLFTGSGLQNKLLESMAVGLPVVTTPLANSALQANPGQQVVIAKDAQGFADSIIELLHNEEEREKIGLQGKAFIQKQYNWDDCNRKLENAFYNLLKQ
- a CDS encoding glycosyltransferase family 4 protein → MKILQITNRIPYPLDDGGNIATYSVTKYLNRFGHEVTMASMNTKKHFQDPEVMSSVCDIRAMYWPAPITFLGMFLGLFKKMPYNVWRFMSKEFSGLLVKLLAEKKFDIIQLEGSYMLLYADLLKQHTAAPVILRSHNIEYQIWGRYADSEGNNLLKKFYLKHLSKQIKHFELQYLHKADGIIAITDQDAEFYRQAGYKKELTVISAGVDMDFVDVVGQKKPIPDSVCFLGSLEWMPNAQGLDWFIEHVWPVIRRFKPHAQLHIAGKNPPERYKNLKGNGIFFHGMVPDAADFVSTYQIVIVPLFSGGGMRLKIVEAMALGKCIVSTPVGAEGIDAAHDKQILLADNAKDFQKNILCLMEEPSRYNRVADNAVSLARSKYDWEILVRQFEKFYFKFK
- a CDS encoding glycosyltransferase family 1 protein, translated to MKIAVNTRLLLKGKLDGIGWFALETLRRITAAHPEHQFYFIFDRKYDKDFIFSKNVTPIVAYPQARHPFLYYIWFEFSVKRVLKAIGADVFVSPDGYLSLSSAIPSVAVIHDLNFEYYPKDLPLLDRAYYRYFFPKFAAHAQRIATVSEFSKSNLVDLYNVPADKVDVIYNGANTRYVPVSVQEQELTRAKYTDGNSYFLFIGSLHPRKNLVNLFQAFDLFKSTTDNSYKLLIVGRKMWWTGSIREAFENMIHREDVIFADYLPSEDLSKVIGSALALTYVSYFEGFGIPIIEGMYCDVPVITANVTAMPEIGGDAVLQVDPFSIESIAEGMRKIAQDPVFSKALVEKGRERRTLFTWDKTAARFWDSIEKVLNEGRGR